The genomic region AAGAGGATTTGGATTCATTTCTCGCGAAGGCGAAGAAAAGGACATTTTCTTTCATTCAAAAGCTTTAGTTGGCGTAGCATTTGCGGATCTGAAGGTCGGAGACACTGTGTCTTTCGAAGTTACTCAGACTGACAAAGGCCCTGC from Candidatus Paceibacterota bacterium harbors:
- a CDS encoding cold shock domain-containing protein, which produces MNGTIKTINERGFGFISREGEEKDIFFHSKALVGVAFADLKVGDTVSFEVTQTDKGPAATNVSRA